Proteins from a genomic interval of Pseudomonas sp. RC10:
- a CDS encoding cytochrome b/b6 domain-containing protein yields MKTSSPLMRELIHPLWLRLCHWTNALAIVVMLMSGWRIYDASPLFSFSFPKSITLGGWLGGALQWHFAAMWVFALNGILYLLINLCSGRFKVRFLPLGVGDLIRDLKAALHGRLTHTDARHYNMVQKFAYVSMVLAAGGLIISGLVLWKSVQFPFLRSLLGGYDSARFIHFYLMAFIAAFIVVHLVMVMLVPKTFLTIVRGR; encoded by the coding sequence ATGAAGACTTCATCGCCATTAATGCGAGAGCTCATTCATCCTTTATGGCTGCGCCTCTGCCACTGGACTAATGCGTTGGCCATCGTAGTCATGCTCATGAGTGGCTGGCGAATTTATGATGCTTCCCCCTTATTCAGTTTCAGCTTTCCCAAAAGCATCACATTGGGTGGATGGCTAGGTGGCGCGTTGCAATGGCACTTTGCAGCCATGTGGGTATTTGCGCTGAACGGAATCCTTTACTTGCTCATCAACCTGTGCAGCGGCCGATTCAAGGTGCGCTTTTTGCCATTGGGAGTTGGTGATCTTATTCGGGACTTGAAGGCGGCATTACACGGTCGGCTGACGCATACCGATGCGCGGCATTACAACATGGTGCAGAAATTCGCCTACGTTTCAATGGTGCTGGCGGCGGGTGGACTGATTATTTCAGGGTTGGTGTTGTGGAAATCCGTTCAGTTCCCCTTCTTGCGTAGCCTCCTGGGAGGGTACGACTCCGCGCGCTTCATACATTTCTATCTGATGGCGTTCATCGCGGCATTCATCGTCGTGCATCTCGTCATGGTGATGCTTGTACCGAAAACTTTCCTGACCATTGTACGAGGACGCTGA